The following proteins are co-located in the Enoplosus armatus isolate fEnoArm2 chromosome 8, fEnoArm2.hap1, whole genome shotgun sequence genome:
- the LOC139288555 gene encoding PDZ domain-containing protein 4-like, translating into MGCNMCVVQKPEEQYRVMFQVNGKELSRLSGDPTLDIRDPVLSSILRRGARRRAGLAGAPGGSVPVTMGMADCVDSCTQTDISFQHMLTLGKSSQHPCGAPPPPDPPPSPPLPPLLEPYLLNELFIEPIYYDPTDYFDITQHEVDRQDELEYEEVELYKSRQQDKLGLTVCYRTDDEEDLGIYVGEVNPNSIAAIDGRIRKGDRILQINGVDIQDREEAVAILTREDSTNVFLLLARPEIENDNQLDPDELDLEPLDNAVHLPSSHRLRSSLDCAEPGSVAGGGVLGSHGRSMNRDSPDLLQTVLSNSQELDSGVGRTDESTRYEESSEHDLLGDDHTSASNTNATNTPGSMRKFLSGRGDTPPLLHSQDFQFSTDSLLGLDCVNGGGLEPVERLERAYVADPVRMMMPGLTEEECERYKELLEIKCYYERNSNDLVLLGGQGPAQKEGGVSLDVNRNESLTQHEMALLEEELRHLEFKCRNILRAQKMQQLRERCLKAWPLEEKNGANAASEESCHHALSDINELPERERSDKDSTSAYNTGGESCRSTPLVNEQHPSPSTQSLEGGDPLLPAGMERGTEAKTSSPGAKVRSLSRDAGTRRGSDGGVRRNPKGTAERTGGCSAENSPYLSRRQTETKPPQRYLSCMQLRSPSTSDRLGAVPLPMSPSMLPASPRMEWKVKIRSDGSRYVAKRPVRDRLLKARAMKIREERSGMTTDDDAVSEMKMGRYWSKEERKQQLLKAREQRRRREFMMQSRLDCLRDRQQGTTQQQEPTTILELCHRRSMKKRSRRILDNWITIQELLAHGTRSADGKKVYNPLLSVTTV; encoded by the exons GTGAATGGAAAGGAGCTGTCCCGCCTTTCTGGGGATCCCACCTTGGACATACGGGACCCCGTGCTGTCCAGCATACTGAGACGGGGGGCCCGCAGACGGGCAGGCCTAGCGGGAGCTCCTGGAGGGTCAGTGCCAGTGACCATGGGCATGGCCGACTGTGTAGACAGCTGCACTCAAACAGACATCAGCTTCCAGCATATGTTGACTCTGGGCAAGAGCAGCCAGCATCCCTGTGGAGCTCCACCCCCACCCGACCCTCCGCCGTCCCCTCCACTACCGCCGCTACTGGAGCCATATCTACTCAATGAACT CTTTATAGAGCCTATATACTACGACCCCACGGACTACTTCGATATCACTCAGCATGAAGTGGACAGGCAGGACGAGCTGGAATATGAG GAGGTGGAGTTGTATAAGTCTCGACAGCAGGATAAACTCGGGCTGACGGTGTGTTACAGaactgatgatgaggaggaccTGGGAATATATGTAGGAGAG GTGAACCCAAACAGTATTGCTGCAATAGACGGACGCATCCGCAAGGGAGACAGAATACTACAG ATAAATGGAGTGGACatccaggacagagaggaggcgGTAGCTATTCTCACCAGAGAGGACAGCACTAATGTCTTCTTGCTCCTTGCACGACCCGAGATAGAG AATGACAACCAGCTGGACCCAGATGAGCTGGACCTGGAGCCACTGGACAATGCTGTTCATCTACCCAGCAGCCACAGACTGAGGAGCAGTCTGGACTGCGCTGAACCAGGCAGTGTTGCTGGTGGGGGTGTACTAGGTAGCCACGGCCGCTCAATGAACAGGGATTCACCTGATTTGCTCCAGACAGTGCTGAGCAACAGCCAGGAGCTGGACAGCGGGGTGGGCCGCACAGATGAAAGCACGCGCTATGAGGAGTCTTCAGAACACGATCTTCTGGGAGACGACCACACTAGTGCATCCAATACGAACGCAACCAATACTCCTGGCAGCATGCGCAAGTTTTTGTCCGGCCGAGGTGACACTCCACCCTTGCTGCACTCCCAGGACTTCCAGTTCAGCACCGACTCCCTCTTAGGGCTGGACTGTGTTAATGGAGGAGGGCTGGAACCGGTGGAGCGATTGGAGAGGGCCTACGTGGCAGACCCTGTGAGGATGATGATGCCTGGGCTGACTGAGGAGGAGTGTGAGAGGTACAAAGAGCTCCTGGAAATCAAGTGTTACTATGAGAGGAACAGTAATGATCTGGTACTTCTGGGAGGTCAGGGGCCGGCACAAAAGGAAGGGGGTGTTTCACTGGATGTGAATAGGAATGAGAGCCTGACGCAGCACGAGATGGCCCTTTTGGAAGAGGAACTGCGCCACTTGGAGTTCAAGTGTCGTAACATCTTGAGGGCACAGAAGATGCAGCAGCTGAGGGAGCGTTGTCTGAAGGCTTGGCCTCTCGAGGAGAAGAATGGAGCAAATGCAG CAAGTGAGGAGTCCTGTCACCACGCTCTGTCAGATATCAATGAGCTCCCGGAGAGGGAGCGCTCAGATAAGGACAGTACGAGTGCCTACAACACTGGAGGAGAAAGTTGCAGGAGCACCCCTCTGGTCAATGAACAGCACCCTTCACCCTCTACACAGAGCCTGGAGGGAGGAGACCCTCTTCTCCCAGCAGGTATGGA AAGAGGAACCGAAGCTAAGACATCCAGCCCCGGAGCTAAGGTTAGGTCCCTGTCCCGGGATGCAGGAACCAGGCGGGGCTCAGATGGAGGGGTGAGACGTAACCCTAAAGGGACAGCTGAAAGGACTGGTGGATGCAGTGCAGAGAACAGCCCTTACCTGTCTCGTCGTCAGACTGAAACAAAGCCACCTCAGCGCTACCTGAGCTGCATGCAGCTGAggtctccctccacctctgacCGGCTTG GAGCTGTACCATTACCCATGTCCCCTTCCATGCTGCCTGCCTCCCCTCGTATGGAGTGGAAGGTGAAGATCCGCAGTGATGGCTCACGCTACGTGGCCAAGCGGCCTGTGAGGGATCGCCTCCTGAAGGCACGTGCCATGAAGATCAGAGAGGAGCGCAGTGGCATGACAACGGATGATGATGCTGTGAGCGAAATGAAGATGGGCCGTTACTGGAGCAAAGAGGAGCGCAAGCAACAGCTGCTGAAGGCCCGAGAGCAGCGGCGGCGCAGGGAGTTCATGATGCAGAGCCGCCTCGACTGCTTGAGAGATC GACAGCAGGGGACGACACAGCAGCAGGAACCCACCACCATCCTGGAGCTGTGCCACCGCAGGAGCATGAAGAAGCGCAGCCGCAGAATCCTGGACAACTGGATCACTATACAGGAGCTACTGGCCCACGGGACCAGGTCTGCTGATGGGAAGAAAGTCTATAACCCCCTGCTGTCCGTCACCACAGTCTGA